Genomic window (Pyrus communis chromosome 13, drPyrComm1.1, whole genome shotgun sequence):
TTACCACTTCATTACTTATTGCTGTTTCTTTATTCAGAGTAAAGTTAGTGAGAGTGGGGCATCCTGCACGTTTACTACCTCAAGTGCTGGACAGTGCACTGGATGCACAGGTATGTGAATTCTTCAAATTCgtaaaacgaaaagaaaattaGTTCTTTCTCTATTATAAAGGAAGATTTGACTTCGTTTGAGCAAGCCATGGATACTTGTCTTTCTTTGCATGTATAaatgtgtacacacacacacacacacacatatatatataatatatatatgtaaaatataactCTACTGCCATCCTCAGTTGCAAGTGCTTTCTTTTCTGCTTCTATTATTACAGATAGTGTTAGCATGGATGTGTATTTCTAAGTAGatgcattaatttttttatattatggtGCATATAGGGCAAAACTTTTAAATAGGATGCCttttttataagaaaagaaaagatcacATGTGGGGATTAGGATTACCCAACAATGTGGTTTAATGATCCATGACATCAAATTATTAATCACTCCTTAAAAGATCAACCTTGGAAAATAAACCAAATCAGAAACCATTAGTTCgtctaaattaaataaaataaaaagataaattcaGTGTTACGACAAACTTTAGAAAATGTCatgataatatataaaaaaagaacaCACTCTATAGACACTCCCTTTATCATACTTGCCTATATTTGTTTGAAATGTTGTCCTTACCATAGACGATGTATTGTTCTTTCTGCCAGGTCTTGCGAGGGGATAACAGTTCTCTGGCAAATGACATTCGGAAGGAAATGAAGGTAGTTATGCAGAGTAAAATTGAACCTTGAACTTGATATCTATGCATGTATGCAATTTCAAATAAAAGTTGCATTTCATTTTTTCTTGATAGAGATGTTTTACTAAACTAACTTGTTAGTATTCATGTATTCAGTAGTACTATTTCGTTTGGTTCCATCGGAAGGGATCAAAactttaatctttcctaattaTATCCATTCCCGGCCCCTCCTTCAACACTCAGAGTTATTTAGTAGGACTTAATTATAGAGGTTAATATGGTGAAGACTGAAGTCTCACTGACCATTGCATGGCTTGATCAAAGGAACTTGCACATTGCATTTTTCCAGGCATTAAATGGGAAGCTCTTAAGGACCAAAGATAAGAACACTAGGAGGGAAATCCAGAAGGAGCTTAGGACTCTTTCTAGGGAAGAGCGTAAAAGGCAGCAGCTAGCTGTAACAGATGTAATAAAAAATGCAGATGTGATTTTGACAACTTTGACTGGGGCATCTTCTCGCAAGCTCGACAATACTTCATTTGATTTGGTGATTATTGATGAAGCTGCTCAGGCACTTGAGATAGCATGCTGGATGGCTTTACTAAAGGTAATGCTCTAATACAAAGGTATATACTTGAACATGTGCACAGCAATTTGCGTATGTATTTCCATAAATGCACATATGCATTCACATAGTAATGCATGCTGGTTGGTGATCTTCAAAGAAATGTTATGGGTGTTCTTTCAGAAATTTGGTTACTTGAGGAAACTAAAATTCAAAGgaagaaaaagtaaaatattGAAGTTACAGCTGCGCTCCATGGAAAAGTACACTGTTTATTGTATGActgcaagaaaagaaaaggtctttagtaattttaaattaatcaaaagccaaagccaaaaagttACATTGTAAGCAATTCATTATACATGTACAGCTTGTTCCAAAATTCACTTTAAAGTATCTGAGTTCATTGTTTTAGGGTTCAAGATGTATACTTGCAGGCGACCATCTTCAGCTTCCTCCTACCATTCAGAGTGCTGAAGCTGAGAAGAAAGGTCTAGGAAGGACCCTCTTTGAACGCCTTGCAGACATATATGGAAATGAAGTCATGTCTATGCTCACTGTCCAGTACCGCATGCACGAGCGGATCATGGATTGGTCATCAAAGGAGCTTTACAACAGTAAGGTGCTCAGAGCATGCCAGGATGCTGGCTTACCGAGTAGAACTATATCATCAATTGACTGTTAGAATTTTTATTatgttaaacaaaaattaaattaaagtcaTTACATTTGATTGTGTTAAATTATTTTGTGGTTTAATCTCATTACAGATTAAGGCCCATTCAAGTGTTGCTGGGCATATGCTTTTGGACCTGGAGGATGTAAAGACGACCTCTTCTACAGAACCGACCCTTCTTCTAATAGACACAGCTGGGTATGCTGTGTATACTAGCCATATACCCAACATTCAGCGTGTTTGTTTTGAGAATACTTTGTCTTTCTTGGAGGAGGTTTAGAATCATATGAAGTAAATCACCAATATCCTCTTGAAATTTGGTTTGGAATGCCATTGTGCACTTGAGTGAAATGTTAAACAGTAGGAATACCAGCAGGTTGGTATTAGAAAACCGTCAAGTAAAACCTAGGGGTACCAGTTCTTGTTTTTAGTGTTTTGTTCCTAATACTGAAATGACACTGCGCACATACAACATGAGTGATATGCTTTATGTTGAGATGGTTgttttgccatttatttggttatttcatgccaaattcatgTGAACATGCTTGATATGGATGCTTTATGGAACAATCACTTATTCGAAATTAATGCCAATTCTACATAGTGTTGTGAGGTGCGACATTTTATCATGTCATTTGGAAAACCATCATTCATAGTAGCACGGTAACACCACATGAAGTGCCATTAATTTTCTTAGGTTAGTGTAGGATTGCTACTAGTAGAGACATTTTGAAGGTTGTGAGAAATGAGTAGATATTATACCACATTGTCTTAACAGCCTTCCTAGTTCTTGTAATAAAAGAAACTCCTTTTTGTATAATTGTTGTGCCTGTTCATGCTGATCGGTGTCAGGTGTgacatggaagagaagaaggaTGAAGAAGAAAGCACTTTGAATGAGGGGGAAGCCGATGTTGCTATTGCCCATGCCAAGAGACTTGTTCAAAGCGGTGTTCAGGCTTCTGATATTGGAATTATCACTCCTTATGCTGCACAGGTACTtaagtttctttctttttcctgtgTTCTTGTAAGCAATAGCTTCTTTTGTGAGCTTTATTTCTCTAAATAAGGTGAGGGATTACAATAGCTTCTAGATAAAAATCAAGCATTCCATGAAAATGCTAATAGCAATGGCATCgttttttgtttgttctctTACTTATATCAGACCTAGTATTGCAGGTTGTCGTACTCAGGATGTTGAGAAGCAATGACGACAAGCTAAAGGATTTGGAAATCTCAACAGTTGACGGCTTCCAGGGCCGGGAAAAGGAAGCCATCATTATTTCAATGGTTCGGTCAAATTCAAAAAAAGAGGTATTCGTGTATCCCTGGTACCATTCTTAATgcattttttcaaatttcgaCGGTAGACATCTCAATTACCAAATATTCTATAAtacaagaaattaaattttgagcATTTTCAAAAATTCAGGTAGGGTTTCTGAAGGACCACAGGCGAATGAACGTGGCTGTAACACGTGCAAGAAGGCAATGCTGTCTTGTATGCGACACAGACACGGTGACTAGTGATGCATTCTTGAAGCGATTGATAGAGTATTTTGAGGAGCATGGTGAGTATCTAAGTGCCTCAGAGTATAGCAATGAATGACCAAAATTGCAAAATCGGCTTCTCTGCCCCCCACAAGCATCTACGAACTGGCTGTGTTTGGTGATCGATACCATACCTCGGGGACGTAGTTCCCCTAAGATCGTGCACTGCTTTTGAAGCAGTGGACAACTTACAAGTTACACCTATTAAACACAATTTATAATTCTTAATGGTATTGATAccaattgaaattttgttttaatgcaCTTTTCCTTCTCCAATTATCTAATGTTATGTTATGCGATATGTTGGAAATTTGTTTGATGAACTCTGTAAGCACAACGATACTTGATTCATACCAAGGGAAATCGCACCTCCGGTGCTGTCTCTGCAACTACTAGGGCAATGGACTAATCTTCTCAATTCACGATCAGAAATGTGACTGAAGAGTTATGGATGGAGAGGATTATCAGATTGACAGTCTAACGATATAACATGCTAATTATGTTTAAGTGACTAATTGCAGTTCTCTAACGAACTCCCGCAAAAGCAGGTCCTACTCTTCCAT
Coding sequences:
- the LOC137712627 gene encoding uncharacterized protein isoform X1, producing MEGGKTKQKLPALTLQQFISTTAPLIDLEKEAEISASIITGSSRNLDTAQKKGSTILNLKCVDAQTGLMGKSLLEFQSTKADVLPPHKFSTHDVVVLKQNKADLGAPALGQGVVYRLKDSSIIVAFDDVPEDGLNSPLRLEKLGNEVTYQRMKDALIQLSKGVQKGPASDLIPVLFGERTPTVSKKDVTFTPFNKNLDHSQRDAISKALSSKNVFLLHGPPGTGKTTTVVEIILQEVKRGSKILACAASNIAVDNIVERLARHKVKLVRVGHPARLLPQVLDSALDAQVLRGDNSSLANDIRKEMKALNGKLLRTKDKNTRREIQKELRTLSREERKRQQLAVTDVIKNADVILTTLTGASSRKLDNTSFDLVIIDEAAQALEIACWMALLKGSRCILAGDHLQLPPTIQSAEAEKKGLGRTLFERLADIYGNEVMSMLTVQYRMHERIMDWSSKELYNSKIKAHSSVAGHMLLDLEDVKTTSSTEPTLLLIDTAGCDMEEKKDEEESTLNEGEADVAIAHAKRLVQSGVQASDIGIITPYAAQVVVLRMLRSNDDKLKDLEISTVDGFQGREKEAIIISMVRSNSKKEVGFLKDHRRMNVAVTRARRQCCLVCDTDTVTSDAFLKRLIEYFEEHGEYLSASEYSNE